GCGCCGGCCGCTGCGCCGAAGCCTTCGCCGCCGGCCGGGCCGCCCACGACCTGCGCGAACGCATCGAACCCACCCCCGGCCCGGCCCGCGTCCTCGGCGGCGCCGCCGAACTCAACGGCGGCACCGCCGAACGCGCCGCCCAGCTCCTGGACTCCGCGATCCGCGCCGCCGAGAACGACCACGACCGCGAGTGGCTCGCCTACGCACACGGCCTGCGCGGCCGGGTCGAACTCCTCCGCGGCCACCACCAGGCCGCCGCCGAACACCTGACCCGCTGCCAACACCTGCTCCGCCGGATGGAGTTCACCGACCCGGCGCTGTTCCTGGTGGACGCCGACCTGGCCGAGTCGCTCACCCTCTCCGGCCGCCACGAGGAAGCCGCCGACACCCTCGCCGACGCCCGCGAACGCGCCGGCCGGCTCGGCCGCGAGGTGGTCCTGCTCGGCCTGCACCGCGCCGAGGCCCACCTCACCGCGGCCGCCGACCCCCGCGCCGCCGCCGACACGCTGCGGGCGCTGCTCCCCGCCAGCCACCCCTACCCGCTCGAACTCGCCCGCGCCCACCTGGCGTTGGCCCACCTCGAACGCCGCGCCCGGCGCCGCGCCGCGGCCCGCGCGGCCCTCCGGGAGGCGCACGCCCGCTACACCGCCGCCGCCTGCCTGCCCTGGCAGCAGCACACCGCCACCGCTCTCGCCGCCCTCGACGCCCTGGAAGCCGACCCCACCCCCACCCAGCAGCAGATCCTCGCCCTGATCCGGGCCGGCGCCACCAACCGCGAGATCGCCGCCGCCCTCCACCTCTCCGTCAAAGCCGTCGAGGCCAACCTCACCCGCCTCTACCGCCAGTTCGGCGTCCGCGGCCGCGCCGAACTCGGCCGCCACCTCGACTGAGCCCGGCGCGGACGGGCCGTCAGGACTGGTTGCCGGCGGCCGTCAGAGTGCCCGTGCCCTGGTCGAGGATCGCGGAAGCGCCCCAGCCGCGCAGGTCGTTGCCGGTGATCCAGGCCCCGTTCGTGCCCGGCAGCACGGCGATCGCCGCCGTCGCGTCCGTTGCCGCGCCGCTGCGCCGGACCTGGTTGCCCTGCAGCGAGACGTTCTTCGCGTTGTTGCCGATCCGGATGCCGTACTTGTCGGCGACGCCGTCCGTGTTCAGCCCGCTGATCACGTTGTTGCGGACCGCCAGGTCGTTGGAGCTGACGCACAGTCCGTGCGTCGCGCACCCCGCGATCCGGTTCCCGCCGACCGTGCTGCCGTCGCTGAAGTTCACGAACATGCCGTCGCCGGCCACGGCGGAGGCCGAGTTGTCCGTGAGGACGCTGTTCGGCGAGTAGTCCAGCTGGATGGCCTGGCAGTTGCTGGCCTTGGCGTTCCGAGCCGTGCCCACGACGGAGTTCCCGCTGACCACCGCCTGCGGCGCGTAGCCGACGTAGATGCCGTACTCGCCCTGGGTCCCCGCCACCACGTTGCCGCTCACCACCAGCCCGGTGATCGGCGCGGCGGCCTTTCCGGCCACCGTGACGCCGCCGTTCACGCAGTCGGCGTTGCCGGTGCCGTCCACGGTGTTGCCCTGGATCAGGATGCCCGAGAGGGGATTGGGCGTGGTCCTGCTCTGCGACCGGACGTCGATGCCCGCGTTCCGCGCCCCCCGGACGGTGTTGCCCGAAACGACGGCGTGCTGCCAGTCCACGACCCGGATGGCCTCCGCCGTCGCGGCCTCGATGTGATTGCCCGTCACCCGGATGCCGGTGTGCACCACTCCCGGCGCACCGTCGTGGTCACCGCACAGCGCACCGAAGTTGTCGTAGCCCGGCGTCGTGGTGGCCCGCAGCGTGCACCCCGAGATCTGCACGTCCACGCACGGCTTGAAGTCGTACGGCGGCGCGGGCAGGTTCCCGGACGAGGTCGAGCCGGTGATCTGCACCGCCTCCTTGTCCCGGTCGACGACCGTGTTCAGGCCGTCGAAGACGCAGTCGAGCACCCGCACGCCGCGCATCGCGTTCAGCTCGATCGCGTGCGCCGACGGCACGTTGACGATGGTGCAGTCACGGATCAGCAGATCCTGCGCGTGCGCGAAGGCGAACGCGTCGGTCTGCCGGGTGAACGTCGCCCCCGCCATGTCCCACGTCCCGCCCAGGACGGTGATCCGCCCCGGCCCCGAGTATCCGGGCGTGTCGCTCCCGTCGATGTTCTTCAGCAGCGCGGAGCAGGCCGTGTCGTTGCGGACGATCCGCGCTCCGTAGGCGCTCACCGTGGTGCCCGCCGCCAGCACCATTCCCGCCGTGAGCAGGTACACCCCCGGTGGAATCAGCACCGTGGCCCCCGCCCCGGCCGCGAACGCCTGCTGGAAGGCGGCGGTCTCGTCCGCGACGCCGTTCCCCACCGCGCCACAGTCCCGGACGTTCACCACCGGTCCGGTGACAGCGGCCTGCGCGCCCTGCGCGCCGACCAGTTGGGCCCCGCCGATGACTCCGAACGCCGTACCGGTGGCCTTGAGC
The DNA window shown above is from Streptomyces sp. TLI_171 and carries:
- a CDS encoding right-handed parallel beta-helix repeat-containing protein, whose amino-acid sequence is MDRRGLLKATGTAFGVIGGAQLVGAQGAQAAVTGPVVNVRDCGAVGNGVADETAAFQQAFAAGAGATVLIPPGVYLLTAGMVLAAGTTVSAYGARIVRNDTACSALLKNIDGSDTPGYSGPGRITVLGGTWDMAGATFTRQTDAFAFAHAQDLLIRDCTIVNVPSAHAIELNAMRGVRVLDCVFDGLNTVVDRDKEAVQITGSTSSGNLPAPPYDFKPCVDVQISGCTLRATTTPGYDNFGALCGDHDGAPGVVHTGIRVTGNHIEAATAEAIRVVDWQHAVVSGNTVRGARNAGIDVRSQSRTTPNPLSGILIQGNTVDGTGNADCVNGGVTVAGKAAAPITGLVVSGNVVAGTQGEYGIYVGYAPQAVVSGNSVVGTARNAKASNCQAIQLDYSPNSVLTDNSASAVAGDGMFVNFSDGSTVGGNRIAGCATHGLCVSSNDLAVRNNVISGLNTDGVADKYGIRIGNNAKNVSLQGNQVRRSGAATDATAAIAVLPGTNGAWITGNDLRGWGASAILDQGTGTLTAAGNQS